The bacterium genomic sequence AATTTTCGATGAGCATACTGGTGGTCTGTTCAAGAAAATTGCGGAAAATCCGGACCGATTGGGGCGATGAAGACCGCCAAGTGGCTAAGAGCCTATCCGTGAATAATATTTACGTCTCCCGGCACCATGCGGAAAACAATGATGGCTGCGGCAAGCATGACCAGCGCGATGTAGCTGCGGTCGAGTTTTTCATACCGCACCAGAAGCTTTC encodes the following:
- a CDS encoding IS5/IS1182 family transposase, giving the protein KLLVRYEKLDRSYIALVMLAAAIIVFRMVPGDVNIIHG